One genomic window of Magnolia sinica isolate HGM2019 chromosome 3, MsV1, whole genome shotgun sequence includes the following:
- the LOC131240337 gene encoding large ribosomal subunit protein uL11-like — MPPKFDPSQVVDVYVRVTGGEVGAASSLAPKIGPLGLSPKKIGEDIAKETAKDWKGLRVTVKLTVQNRQAKVSVVPSAAALVIKALKEPERDRKKTKNIKHSGNISIDDVIEIARVMRPRSMAKDLSGTIKEILGTCVSVGCTVDGKDPKDLQQEIGDGDVEVPTE, encoded by the coding sequence ATGCCTCCGAAATTCGACCCCTCCCAGGTCGTGGACGTTTACGTCCGGGTCACCGGCGGCGAGGTGGGGGCCGCCAGTTCGCTGGCCCCGAAGATCGGCCCCCTCGGCCTCTCACCGAAGAAGATCGGAGAAGACATCGCCAAGGAGACGGCCAAGGACTGGAAGGGTCTCCGCGTCACTGTCAAGCTCACCGTGCAGAACCGCCAGGCCAAGGTCTCCGTCGTCCCGTCCGCCGCTGCCCTTGTCATCAAGGCCCTCAAGGAGCCCGAGCGCGACCGCAAGAAGACCAAGAACATCAAGCACTCCGGCAACATTTCCATCGATGACGTCATCGAGATCGCTAGGGTTATGCGGCCACGATCCATGGCCAAGGACCTGAGCGGCACCATCAAGGAGATTCTCGGCACGTGCGTCTCGGTGGGGTGCACTGTCGACGGGAAGGATCCCAAGGACCTGCAGCAGGAGATTGGGGACGGAGATGTCGAGGTGCCAACGGAGTGA
- the LOC131238988 gene encoding uncharacterized protein LOC131238988, with protein MKQKVRLEPKSLITSEHLYESASLKLFRKTQGAFVLGRQILDAALIAHECINSIFGERKSGLVCKLDIEKAYDHVDLEFLDYTLGRMGCGNKCRGWIRVCVHLASFSILVNDSPNCHFKALCGPRLGDPLLLYLFAVVVEALSMMLKKCVENGLFSGFSRRTFQINVAKSEMLGVHVDHENLSWMAIAFDCQTGSFSTTYLGLSLCLAWWWWREAAESYLVASYHGSLMGYLGI; from the exons ATGAAGCAGAAAGTAAGACTAGAACCGAAGAGTCTGATTACTTCAGAACACCTATATG AGAGTGCATCTCTAAAGTTGTTTCGGAAAACACAAGGGGCTTTTGTCCTGGGAAGACAAATTCTGGATGCGGCTTTGATTGCTCATGAATGTATTAATTCTATCTTCGGAGAGAGGAAAAGCGGTCTAGTTTGCAAATTAGACATCGAGaaggcatatgatcatgtggatTTGGAGTTCTTGGATTACACGCTTGGGAGGATGGGTTGTGGCAACAAGTGCAGGGGGTGGATCAGAGTTTGCGTCCATTTGGCCTCTTTCTCTATATTGGTGAATGATTCTCCCAACTGCCACTTCAAAGCTTTATGTGGTCCTCGACTGGGTGATCCTTTATTGCTGTATCTCTTTGCAGTTGTGGTTGAGGCTCTTAGCATGATGCTAAAAAAATGTGTGGAAAATGGTCTCTTCTCTGGATTTAGTCGTCGAACCTTCCAG ATAAATGTGGCAAAATCAGAGATGCTTGGAGTGCATGTAGATCATGAGAATCTATCTTGGATGGCAATTGCATTTGATTGTCAAACAGGATCCTTCTCGACTACATATCTCGGATTGTCTCTATGCTTGGCATGGTGGTGGTGGAGGGAAGCTGCGGAAAGTTATTTGGTGGCTTCTTATCATGGTAGTCTTATGGGTTATTTGGGGATCTAG
- the LOC131240336 gene encoding large ribosomal subunit protein uL11-like, with protein sequence MPPKFDPSQVVDVYVRVTGGEVGAASSLAPKIGPLGLSPKKIGEDIAKETAKDWKGLRVTVKLTVQNRQAKVSVVPSAAALVIKALKEPERDRKKTKNIKHSGNISIDDVTEIARVMRPRSMAKDLSGTIKEILGTCVSVGCTVDGKDPKDLQQEIADGDVEVPTE encoded by the coding sequence ATGCCTCCGAAATTCGACCCCTCCCAGGTAGTGGATGTGTACGTCCGGGTTACCGGCGGCGAGGTGGGGGCCGCCAGCTCGCTGGCCCCGAAGATCGGGCCACTCGGCCTCTCGCCGAAGAAGATCGGAGAAGACATTGCTAAGGAGACGGCCAAGGACTGGAAGGGCCTCCGCGTCACCGTCAAGCTCACCGTGCAGAACCGCCAGGCCAAGGTTTCCGTCGTCCCGTCCGCCGCTGCCCTTGTCATCAAGGCCCTCAAGGAGCCCGAGCGCGACCGCAAGAAGACCAAGAACATCAAGCACTCCGGCAACATTTCCATCGATGACGTCACTGAGATCGCTCGGGTTATGCGGCCACGATCCATGGCCAAGGACCTCAGCGGCACCATCAAGGAGATCCTCGGCACGTGCGTCTCGGTGGGCTGCACTGTCGATGGGAAGGATCCCAAGGACCTGCAGCAGGAGATTGCGGACGGGGATGTTGAGGTGCCGACGGAGTGA